The Acidaminococcus fermentans DSM 20731 sequence CGCCGATTCGTTGAACATTTTACAGGGAAACCGAACTGTGCACTTTTCTTGATGAAAACAGGAGGAAAAAGAAATGAAACTTGCCGTAACGTACAACCCGGAAAACGGAGAAATTTTCCAGCATTTTGGCCGGACGGAAACCTTCAAGGTCTATGACCTGGCAGATGGGAAAATCCAGAAAGCAGAAGTGTGCAGCACCCAGGGCCAGGGCCATGGAGCGCTGGTGGGCGTACTCCAGGCAGACAAGCTCCAGTATCAGGAAGACATCCGGTGCGATCACCACGGTGAACACCACGAAGGCGGCTGTCATCACTGAGCAAAGAAACAGGGACCTGTTGCATGCAGCAGGTCCTTTATGGTATTATGAAGAAAAATTCTTGATTACGATTCTTTCTACAGGAGGAATTTATGAAAGCCAAGATGATTCTGACTGCCCTTTTTGCGTCCGCCGTTCTTCTTGCAGCAGGATGCGGAGGCTCTTCCGGCGGAGCCCAGACCAATGCCCCTGCTTCTTCCCAGGCCTCTGCCCAGAAGGC is a genomic window containing:
- a CDS encoding NifB/NifX family molybdenum-iron cluster-binding protein, which produces MKLAVTYNPENGEIFQHFGRTETFKVYDLADGKIQKAEVCSTQGQGHGALVGVLQADKLQYQEDIRCDHHGEHHEGGCHH